Genomic window (Capsicum annuum cultivar UCD-10X-F1 chromosome 10, UCD10Xv1.1, whole genome shotgun sequence):
TACTCACTCTCTTGGCCATCCATTTTACTTCATTGTCCCGGTCTCGTCCTTGTCTGCTAATACCAGCCCAACAAAGAAGTGTCTATTAGTGCACATAGCGGCGGAGTCAGAATTTTAACTAAAtggattcaaaatcgaaaaaactAGGCACACGAACTAGACGAAGGggttcaaaataaattatatctacgtacaaaataattttaatcatatacaaataatataatttttcgctAAACAAAGTTCCGGTGAATCCCTAAACATAAGGTGGCTCCACCCTTGGGCCCTAAGTGCAGAACATATGCTTGCTTTCTTGGACTATTAAGTATTTTCACTCTATTACTATCTCTATTTTACTCCCACTGtttattttacttaattcatGTTAACTTTACactttaatttcttaataaaatatttattagagaTTTAGTTTACtgaattaactttattaattatacttaaaaatttaaatttaattattaatatagtcatttgataataaaaatattattaaaaaataataaacttttcttaattttataagttaaaataactattttttagtaagaaaataaataaaataaaatggagggagtGATTTGATTTACAATGTCCTCTCTGTGAGCATTTATTTGCCCAAAAATCTCCAATTCATTGCTTTTTGCACACATGATAAAATGAAGGCTCCATATGCTTCACATAATTTGAATGGTAGTTtagtatttttcttgatttttaatttcttttaaaaatataaagtccgaaatcaaaatatgtcatgaaactaaaaaaaaatatcaatttatgcaatataaaagataaaaatcaaaatagaCTTTATGCGCTTATTAAATGCACAATACCTTTAACGGAAAACTTTCCAACGACGTAAAAAAAAGATGAAGTACAGATTGTGCAACTTAAAATATTGACCCTATGTTGTAAGAATTAAAGTAATTATGCACTCTAGGATCGAGAACGTATTTGAAAACAATATGCATAATCCTTTTGAAATCGCACCAAGTGAATTAAATCTAAAATATAGAGCAACATTTCCAATAAAATGAAGccattttttttagtatttatttatttatttatttattcttttgacAATGGTAACATCTGATGCCATTATTATTCAATATAAGCAATCATGTacgttctttttttttatttgaaagattTTTGGTGTGGAAGAGGAAATAAATTACTAAAGATACCTCTTCTCCAATCAAAGAAATGTTTGGATGAGTTTGCAAAGCATACTCTAGagtaattcataaaaaaaaatgaagcatAATCTTTACTTTACCTTTTTTGACACCGTTGGAAAGTCTTCCATTAAAGGTATTGTGCACTTAATATGTGTACAAAGTCTATTTTTTAGTTTCGGGGCATATTTTGGTGCCGGACGTAAAAATATAAAACAGATCCCTACTTATGAATATATATAACTATAGAGATAGTACTTATTTCCCTTTTCTTGGTCAtcctactaaaaataaatgtatcatattaattaattatctattaaattaaaataaaattaattaatattttttcattttattacaAGTACTAGTAAACATTAAGTatgaataaattataattttaatatttatacttATGTCCAATGAGTATTATTAAtatgagtaaaaaataaaacagaaaatttattattaaatttataattttttgattatCATGTTACAACCTGTGATGAAAATTTGTCTTATTATTCTTTATCGtactagtattttttttaaaaaaattcatattaatctGTCTTTATATGTAAAGGTTGAAgtgaaaattaataaattaattatttcttgatttttaaaataatacctgctttcttcattttaaaataattgatcgACTTGCCtttcttctttaaaaaatatttatgaaaaatttattttattaatttagctttattaattatattttgaagatataaatttgagtatatatacactttatttaatcatttaataattgagatagtattaaaaaaatataataaattctcttgattttataaaaaaaacaactaaattaaaataaatattttttaaaagagaatcaactattttaaaacgAAGAAAGTATTTTGGACTATTTACGTCTAGTTATTAACGACAAGTAAATCAACTACATAATAATGTATGTTTTtaaatatatctttattagtaAATGTAATTAGTTTTGACCTTAATTACCTTGACATTTAGGAGTGGTCATTTGACCGACagacaaaaataataacatactcagtatatttctaTAAAGTCAACACAATCCACACCACTACATCAACTAAAGTAGAGAGATTTTTTCTGATAAATCCATgactcaaaagaaataacaaatataacaaacaaaaaatacaaatgcaaacaaCAACGGATATCATATCACTAGATGGTAAAGAAAATAATACGCCCATAAAGTAAAATTATAAACTAGCTATAAATatcatcaaaacatcataaacaaAGAGGCTACAAACAAAATACTTATCCCTACaaataagttatttaaaaattaattattttacttttaatataaaataaaaataacactctaatttcaaaataatcaaatatatagCAGGGGCGACGGTTCAAGGTTGGGTGGCTGCACCACTGGTGGTTGGGGGTGGGTTGGTGAGAACAATTGGACACCCAAAATCCCACGTCTTGTCTTCTACCCACTTTTTGCTCTACCTATTTATTCAGCTTTTATTTCTAATAAAAGTTTTTCTTCCAACTATACACTAATCAAGATTCCTCTTTTCTGGTTAGATATAATTCAAtccattcttttcttctttttttagatAATTCACAAATTGATTCAAACTCTTTTTGTTTGTAAAGGTCGTGTTTGGGTCAGCTTCCGTTTGCGTGTATCTCGATTAATTGTACGGGATACTTTGTCAGATTCAAACacccttttacttttcttgaaatgGGGTTCAGTTTTCTTGGAATTTTAAACGTCATTTCAGTCAATACCTTTTTGTTGTAAAAGCATAATTAACTGAATCTTGTGTGTATAAAGATTagatttttagtttatatttgCTTTACTGATTTTAAATCTTGGATCTTTATTTGAATTAACTGAAGTTTGTGCCTCTTCTTTTTTTGGGTGCTGTTTGGGTAGAGATCAGATTTTTATATTTGGGAAATGGAGTTCCTGGAAAGACCTGATGCTCAGTTGATTGTTGgagttgctgttgctgtggttgCTGTTGGTGCTACAgcttatttttacttgtcttccAAGAAGTCCAAAGGTTCTGATTTAACTGTTGATTACACTTAtgcatgattattattttaaaattagtggTAAAGTAGCTAATATTTCATGGCAATGGTTGTGGACTTAAGGTGTtgtctatgttgctcggacttttCAAAAATGTTGTAGGGCGcatgttggatcctccaaaagtagtgcagTTTTTAAGGATTTGAAAATGGTGCGGCCGCATTTTTGGAGATTTCGAGCAACATAGATGTGTATAGGAATCATCAGTTATACATGTATGGGTCGGTTGGTATGCTGGATAAGGTGGAAAATCCAAGATTAAGCCTAAAATTTATATTGTGTTTGGTTGACGGTATAAATTAACCAAGCCGTATCCTGGGATATCCCACCTTATATCAAActtgggattattttatcccacCTCTCAGGTGGGATAAATTATTCCaaagattataattaattaattccgGGATAGTTTAGTTCGCCAACCTAAGGACACCGTATATATAATTCAAGAGTAATGCAGTGGGTGCGCCTGCTCTGCTGTAACAAGCGACATCTGCCACGAAGAAACATGGGAATTGGGATACAAGTGTTTATAACTTGATGAGTTTCTGCATATGCATCAGCAATTCTCCAGTGTATCAACTCAGTCTCGTTGttgttattcatttttattatcaaGTTAAAATATTCAAATGCTATAGAGCTAGGGGGCTGTGTGATTGTGCCTGGTTTTGTTGTCTATGCTTTTGATCTTGGGTATGCTGACTGATTGTATGTTGTTGTCTTAATAGTATGTTTGAATCCTGAAGAGTTCAAGGAATTTAAGCTTGTTAAACGCACACAACTTAGCCATAATGTCGCGAAATTCAGATTTGAACTTCCAACACCAACTTCTGTATTGGGGCTACCCATTGGACAACACATTAGTTGCAGGTTCGGTTGATTGAACTATTCTCACATGCCAGTAGTTTTTGGTCTTTGTTTTCACCATGTCTGCTACTGATAGTTAAGAAAACATTTGGTTTCTTACTTATGCTTAATCAATCAGGGGCAAAGATAGTCAAGGTGAAGAGGTTATTAAACCATACACGCCAACTACTTTGGACTCGGACGTTGGATATTTTGAATTAGTTATAAAGGTAAAACTTAGGTAGTATGGTTATTTTATTCTTgcctttttctttctcatatcagtgattttgatgtttttgcattttttgagTGCACAGATGTATCCCCAAGGAAGGATGTCACATCATTTCCGGGAAATGCGTGTGGGTGATTATTTGGCAGTAAAGGGACCTAAGGTAGATTCCTTGGTGCTTGTGATATAACTTGGCGGTTTTACGTATTGGTCATCAGCTCTTTTTCCCCTCTCTCTGAAGGGTACTGctgtttctttattttgttacCCTTCAACAATTTCAAGTTTGTTAAATCATTGATTGATAGCCGGTTGGCTTAGAAAATGAACAGAAGATTAACAACTGAGAAAAGGGTAGGAATCTTGTGATGCAACTAACCAATATTCTTCTGCATATGGCTTGATATTTCTTGTCAGTTGTCACATTTCACCTTTTATGTGTTATGTTGCTTCTGCTTCCATATCTAACGTTTAAACGCAGGAGAAATCCAACATTGCTTAATTTCAGTTCTCATTGGATTCTTGATGCTTCCATAAAAAGCTTTATCTTGAGGACTCACATGTCGATGTCCTTTCATAAATAGGGCCGCTTTAGGTACCAACCTGGCCAAGTTAGAGCATTTGGAATGCTTGCAGGAGGCTCTGGCATTACTCCGATGTTTCAGGTCTTTTTTCTTTCCGTTTTACTAAAATACCTTGTCTTTCCTTTTTTGTGGTAGAGGTTGTTCTGGACCGAAAAATTTCAAGTTTGATGTAGACATACTTCTTTCTGTTTCTTCTATCCAGGTTGCTAGAGCTATTCTTGAAAATCCTAACGACGCGACGAAGGTGCACCTGATATATGCTAATGTTACTGCTGAAGATATTCTTCTGAAGGTACATAATTTTATCTTTATGCCATTCAATTAGTCCATACATTTCACTTGAATGTTTGAACAAATTTTATGGATGCACTCGACTGTTCTCCTGTCGCAGACTCGTGGTTGCTGCAGGTTGCTGTATTAAGTGTACTATTTGTTTCTGTGGAAAGGCATATTAGCTTGAGCGTACTGAATCGTCCTCACCTGAATTTGTTATTTATTCTTCTGCAGGAAGAGTTGGAGGGCCTTAGTGCTAACTATCCTGACCGTTTCAAAGTTTATTACGTCTTGAATCAGGTCAGCTCCTATAACTTCATTTCTGGTTTTGAATATGATCTGTAGACTTTTTTCTCCTACTACcgataataattttaattttgtttaaaattatCATAAACAAAAAATATCAAGAGAGAAAAAGGTCCAGCTTATAGCGAAGCGAATTATTCTTCTTTTAGTGTCTTTCCAAGTTGCTCCTTGTTATGTTACATTTCTCTTGCAAGTAGACGTGCTTTTACATCCTACATATTGAATCAAATAATCAGATCGTTCTCTTAATATCATGTGTAGCCTCCGGAAGAATGGAGTGGTGGTGTTGGATTTGTCTCCAAGGAAATGATCCAGGCTCACTGCCCAGCCCCGGCAAATGACATTAAGGTATTACATGGCATCTTCATAGTTGCTAAAAGCTACCGATTCAAGCATCATGAATTTTTTGCAAGACGAATAGGTAGATTAGCTTAAATGTTCATGGAATATCGAGGGAAAGCAGAGTTAGACTGAACTGGTTTCATGTTAAACGTGCAGATATTGAGGTGCGGTCCACCACCGATGAACAAGGCTATGGCTGCTCATCTCGAAGCCCTTGGATATTCACCGGAGATGCAATTCCAATTCTAACTTCTTTTTCCCCGTTTTCATTTGGTCCCTGCATTAAAATCAACCTCGATTACAAGGGGTTACATTTTATAGTCCGGGAAAAGACATTTACCATTTTCATTTTTCAGCGAAAGAGACTCAAAACCCAGCTTTCAAATTTGAATAACATCCTCATCCTTGAGTAAAAATGTCTCTGCTATTCTGGTTTTGGTTCAAATTGCACTTAGTTGATTGCAGTCTAGTTCTTTTCTAGTTATTTATTATTGCGCGGTGGTCTATTGGAAGCATCCTCTCTATCTTCCAAGGTGGGGGTAAGGTTTACGTACACACTAGAGACATTTGTCCAAAAAAAGTGCAACGAATACTGGCAAGGAAGATGTGAAGATAATTGAAATTTTGGTCATCACTTGGGGGGGTTATTGAACAAATATTAGAGGTAATAGATCACTTGTAGGACAAGTTTTAAGGGGCAATTAATGTATTTTCCCAAAATTTGAAACTTATGAACCCATGCACATGCAAGCGCGCTTCACTCCTCGAAGACATAACCTTAGATAGGAAAATATGGAGAGAAAGATATCAACTCTATTCTCgtagtttatttatccttttatttacGTTATCTAGgagtgggcatggtatggtatatattgaatatcataccaaaaccgaaattttttatattaaggtatggatgttatggtatttggtaggagttttaaattattttggtatttgatacGGGATTTGGTTTTTATGCAATACATACCGAAATACCGTATACCGCAccgaatttttttaataatatataaatcccatatatattatatttaagattattaaatatatttatatatcattcatTAGCCAATTGAATATAAAAAGTAACTTTtgttcagaaataaatttttagaaaGCTTATTATTTAGtagtactatgcttaagtttaggtaatgTTGTTCTGAGTTTGCATCTTGGACTATTCAATTGTGATTAAAATGTTCTTTTTGTCTAATTGATTAACAATGATAGTAATTAGTTTGATATGATTGAGACATTTTTAACGTTTAAAGttatagtatataaatatatgtaaagtcgaaatcaaataaagtatgattATCGAATTATCATACCGTAAAATACCAAAACCGAATTTAGGAATACTGAACTATACCGAACTAATTTGTTATGGTAATGAtattgttcttttagataccGAAAACCGAAGTTACAATACCAAAGTTTAAAATACCGTATCATTCCGTACCATGCCCACCCGTAAATTGTTACCTAAGAGAGTAACGTTTAATAAGTTTTTCTTCAGAAAAAATTAAGTTACTATTTTGCTTTTTGAGATCCAGATTTTGAGATCTGCTCGTGAACCTTACATTAACTTTAATCTCTAATTAACAGTTTAAATAAATTacttcattttaaaaagaatgattttttttttttttttgataatatttttatttgcaaaTCACATATTACAAACTCATATTGCACGTCTGTTGAACTTATGTTGAAAATTGGAAACAAAAGAGgaatttaatttaaactaaaaacaaaagTTGTCAGCAAAAGACTGATGGCTTCTTCAGAGATTCCACTTTCAGCTATTCTTTCGCTGCTTTCAGAGTATCTCtttgttttttaatttgattcccataaaattttaaaagatatttttttatttattatgttaattTAAACTAAATATATGTAAGATGtgataaagtatttttttaattttatgattttaaaaatgtcAAGTGAACAGTGGCGAAATTATAATTGGCGTAACtatgaataattaaaagaaactcaatatctactatatatatatatatatatatatatacgtaacAAATAATTGTAatcacatataaatataatttttgctTTTTGATGAACTCCTTGACCCTTCTTGACATCAATCATGCGCGTAAAAGTTAGAaataaagtattgtcaaaaagaaaatttgaaacaaACTACAACTTTGTTGCCATATGAGTGGATCACAAGTCTAGTCGTGAATACAATTTATTGTTGTAACTTGTAACATAAAATAAGGTTGCGCATAATATACTCTTATAATTCGATGTTTTTTTAGATTCCGCAcgtaacaataacaataacaacatacctcTTGCCGTAACATAAAGTAAGACTGTGCATAATATATTCTTATAATTTGATGTTTCTTTGGATTCCgtacataacaacaacaacaacaataacatattcagtgtattcccataaagtggagTTTGGGGAGGATAAGGTATACGCGGACAATACCACTATGTCATAGATGAAGTAGAtatgttgtttccgatagaccccagaTTAAGGACACATAACAGTACAaccacaaaaaatataaaaataaataacaaaatggaATAACACATTgctagaaataaaagaaataagataacaACCGAGTAATACTATAAACTGTCTACTCGAGATCACAAACATCCTCAGAACACTAAGAACACAAAACTACATGCACAAATACAAACAGAGCACTCTTCCCTATTAACACATTCCTACCCACTAACCTTTTATCCTAATTCGCATTCTCCACACGTTTTAATCGAAAATTATATCCTCGACAAGTTGTAACTGCACATAACAAAAGCTTTAATTTAtcaatttgtttatatttttttttttattacaataaCAATAACTAACACTAcccaatatatttatattaagttTTTGAAAATAGACTAAAAAAGACAATACTAACAACCAAATTGAAACGAGGGAGTACAAATTTTCCACCAAATGACAAAAGAAGTTAAGAACGGTTCAAAGGGAAGTGACACTTTTGTATTTGGTGCAACTGCTCTATCAATCTCCACCTGTTTGTCCTTTTGTTTCCACTTCAACCCCTTTTCCTCTCTGTGTTGTAtgtacatttcttcttcttttcatactttttttcttaatatttgagtcaaattttcattttcttgatttggggTTGTCATTTCTTGGCTTATTGTTTTCCCACATTCAGCTCCATACACAAATTTTCTTGCTGATAAAGAAAAAAAcccattcttgattttgattttttcttcctGCTGTTTTTTACCAATCTTGATTTGGTTCAGTTTTGAGAAAAGGGTCTGCATTGAATTTTGATATTGTTTAACAAAAAGGGGTCTTTGTTTGAAATTAATCTTggataaagatttgatttttgagaaaaggGTGTGCATTGGATTTAGCTATTGGTTAGTAAAAGGGGTGTTTGTTTTAGATTAATCTTGGATTTATTTGTATGGTAAAGTGTGATTAATGTTGAGGGAAAgtataaagatttgatttttggtGTGAGTTAATGTAGGAGTTTTGAGGAAAGGGTCTGCATTGGATTTagatattgattaagaaaaaggGGTGTTTGATTTAGGTTGATCTTGATTTATTTGTATGGTAAAGTGTGATTAATGTTGATGGAAAggataaagatttgatttttggtGTGAGCTTAATGTAGGAGTTTTGTTTAGTTTCATTTAGAATGAATAATTGAATGGTTCTTGGATATTATCACGTGATCTGTTTTAATGGTCTAATTTTGTTGAAAAGATTGATGGTAGTTTTGGAGCAACAATGGTTAATGGTAGCTTGTAGGATGTGTTAGTTGTTATTTGATGATTTAGAGTGTTGCAATGGCAGAGAGAAATGTACATTCGTTGGGATTTTTTGGTCGAAAATCCTTATTTAGTATGTTTTCAATCACTTCGATATTTTTTATGTTATCGTTGTTATTTGTGATGCGTTCAACTGGTAGGCATCACTTATTTTACCTCAATGTATTACCCAAGTCCAAGATTCTTGCTTTGTCTGAAGAAGGTTATCCACAATCTCGTACTGAAAGTGATTATGTTTCTAACGAACGAACATTTAATAAGTATGATTTGCTTAAGTGCAATCCTAGTAAACAAATCCTCAAAGTTTTTATGTATGACTTGCCCCCGCAATTTCATTTTGAACTCTTGGGATGGAAGGCCGAGGGAAAGAGAATCTGGCCGGATATCAGGAAAATGGTTCCTCATTATCCAGGTGGACTAAACGTGCAGCATAGTATAGAGTATTGGTTGACATTGGATCTTTTGTTGTCTGAATTTACTGACAATTTGGATGGTCGGAGTGCTATAAGAGTGCATAATTCAAGTGAAGCTGATGTTATATTTGTTCCTTTCTTTTCATCGGTTTGCTATAATCGGTTTTCAAAGGTTAAGCCACCACAGAAAAGAATCACAAATGTCTTGCTCCAGCGAAAATTAGTTGCCTTTTTGACAGAACAAGAGGAATGGAAAAGATCGGGTGGAAAAGACCATATAATTCTTGCACACCATCCAAATAGTCTTTTGGATGCAAGAATGAAGTTGTGGCCTGCAATGTTCATACTTTCCGACTTTGGTAGGTATCCTCCCACGGTAGCTAACGTTGAAAAAGATGTGATTGCACCTTACAAGCATGTAATCAAGAACTATGACAATGACACTTCTGATTTTGATAGTCGACCAATTTTGCTCTACTTCCAGGGAGCTATATACAGAAAAGATGTAAGTTATTTCTGTTCATGTAGTCTTCCATTACTTGGGAGTATTTCTGAATTTCAGATTATATGTTTGTGTTAGTGCACAATATCATTTGTTTGTTAATAGAAACTTTAGGAAGCTATTGAGGCCCAAATAATTTCTATCTGTGATATGGTGTATATTTATTTCGAAGGGCAAGGGAGGAGTTGGATCAATATATAATGAGAAGGGGCTCGGGTTGGGGTCGGGTGCTAAATTGGATCATGTGAAGCTAGATAATTTGTGAGGGGATGAGGTAATACGAGCAGAATAGCGTTTTTAGGTGAGAATTTGAAGAATCGTATTGGAACTTAGCATCTCGAACCTAAGTTTTGTTGGAGGTACAAGAATTAATATGGTTAGAATGATGGAATAGGTAGTACTATGTCTTTAGGTTTTGTAAATGTACCTTGCTCGCAAAGATGCATTTAGTTTGTGCATTTCTTAAGGTTGCCACTTCATTTTTCAGAGAGCTGTGTTGGAAACTTGGGATTACAAAAGAGTCCTTCCCGTCCATGTCCATTTTGTTGATTAGTGAAATACAAATTTAGC
Coding sequences:
- the LOC107854571 gene encoding NADH--cytochrome b5 reductase 1; its protein translation is MEFLERPDAQLIVGVAVAVVAVGATAYFYLSSKKSKVCLNPEEFKEFKLVKRTQLSHNVAKFRFELPTPTSVLGLPIGQHISCRGKDSQGEEVIKPYTPTTLDSDVGYFELVIKMYPQGRMSHHFREMRVGDYLAVKGPKGRFRYQPGQVRAFGMLAGGSGITPMFQVARAILENPNDATKVHLIYANVTAEDILLKEELEGLSANYPDRFKVYYVLNQPPEEWSGGVGFVSKEMIQAHCPAPANDIKILRCGPPPMNKAMAAHLEALGYSPEMQFQF
- the LOC107854577 gene encoding probable arabinosyltransferase ARAD1, translating into MAERNVHSLGFFGRKSLFSMFSITSIFFMLSLLFVMRSTGRHHLFYLNVLPKSKILALSEEGYPQSRTESDYVSNERTFNKYDLLKCNPSKQILKVFMYDLPPQFHFELLGWKAEGKRIWPDIRKMVPHYPGGLNVQHSIEYWLTLDLLLSEFTDNLDGRSAIRVHNSSEADVIFVPFFSSVCYNRFSKVKPPQKRITNVLLQRKLVAFLTEQEEWKRSGGKDHIILAHHPNSLLDARMKLWPAMFILSDFGRYPPTVANVEKDVIAPYKHVIKNYDNDTSDFDSRPILLYFQGAIYRKDGGTVRQELFYMLKDEKDVHFSFGSILKGGVKQATSGMHSSKFCLNIAGDTPSSNRLFDAIASHCVPVIISDDIELPYEDVLDYTEFCIFVRTADALKQNFVINFIRSITKEEWTRMWTRLQEIENMFEYRYPSKDNDAVQMIWQAIARKVPAINFKVHKSARYSRSPVSKEEGMKSFPLPKNIL